In one window of Henckelia pumila isolate YLH828 chromosome 1, ASM3356847v2, whole genome shotgun sequence DNA:
- the LOC140873920 gene encoding protein BIG GRAIN 1-like E, translating to MYVTISPNNMMYKYSFNWRNDSGELDVFEAAQYFSSAVDDQIQGNIKFIGEERQQYQVQRASRMSLDSIMRDEIISSTPQDHQAKDSYNKNKKYRALQPIISSPGGKLASFLNSLFNQTISKKKRKSQSINPKNLQEKETRPGERLREIRRSSISHFRSINTKNVNLCFMQLSTPTKPAAGKPVKPKCLGNEFCSEKDDDGSWWIQDQKLGSNKNWMDDPYYTSEEKEFRKFSDGDDGGDTDSSSDLFELPNCDFEFYQTTRVNSIRRGHAPL from the coding sequence ATGTATGTCACAATTAGTCCTAACAACATGATGTACAAGTACTCATTCAATTGGAGGAACGATTCCGGGGAGCTCGACGTGTTCGAGGCAGCACAGTACTTCTCCAGTGCGGTTGATGATCAAATCCAGGGGAACATCAAATTCATCGGCGAAGAAAGGCAGCAGTACCAAGTTCAGAGAGCTTCAAGAATGAGCCTCGATTCGATAATGCGGGACGAGATTATAAGTAGTACTCCACAAGATCATCAAGCAAAAGattcatataataaaaataagaaatacaGGGCGCTGCAGCCAATTATAAGTTCTCCAGGCGGGAAGCTTGCTAGTTTCTTGAACTCACTCTTCAACCAAACAATATCCAAGAAGAAGCGTAAATCCCAATCCATCAACcccaaaaatctccaagaaaAAGAAACCCGGCCAGGTGAAAGATTAAGGGAAATTAGAAGAAGCAGCATCAGCCATTTTCGTAGCATTAACACTAAAAACGTAAATCTTTGCTTTATGCAATTATCCACTCCCACGAAACCTGCTGCAGGCAAACCCGTGAAGCCAAAGTGTTTGGGGAATGAGTTTTGTTCCGAGAAAGACGACGATGGCAGCTGGTGGATTCAGGATCAGAAGCTCGGATCGAACAAGAATTGGATGGATGATCCGTATTACACTTCCGAAGAAAAGGAGTTCAGGAAATTCAGTGATGGTGACGATGGTGGGGATACTGATTCAAGCTCGGATCTCTTTGAATTGCCAAACTGTGACTTTGAATTTTATCAAACTACTCGGGTAAACAGCATCAGGAGAGGTCATGCACcactttga